The DNA segment TTTGGTAACTTTGAAAGACCAACACTTGTCATGTCCTGTTTATGGACAACCTGGACAGTCTGTCACGGTTCTTGATAATaccctttaatatttttctctgaagtattctttattttatagtttgtttctgagattggatgaatgttagtctgtgttttccattgctgcaacaaaacataTCCCCATAAATTTATAGCTATAGTAGCCATGTATGGTTTAAATTGTGCTATTTCTCCTTCTGGTTCTACACATTCAACCCACCATGGGCTTATTTTATCTGAGGTgaagttcaaatccctagaatcTGGCTGCCAGGATTTTGGGGAAATGATTTATatgtctctttcctgtcttctaaaCCTTCAGTTCCAGtaacatttattattaaattgaGCTTAGGTATCTGACCCTTTATAGCAGTTTACCAAAATAGTTGTTTTGTAATCTTTTTTGAAAATCTGTAGTATTTTGGAAGCTGTTGTGTACTTTAAATTATCTAGAGCAATGCTCCTTTTAAGGGCAGGCATTAACTCTTTTAATTGCTCTGGAGATAGGTTTATTCTAAACTGACAGGGCATTGAATTTGATGTTGGGGCCTGCAGGAGGCCCCTCCTCCTGTTTCCTGAGAACAAAAGGTTTCCTTACCTATCCCTGGTTGATCTGAATTCATTATGCCTGTCTTTGCCACAACTTTTGCCTACTCTGGAAGGCTGGGGACTATTTTTTGGATTCTCACCCTAAATAACTGTGTCTATGTACCCCTTGCCTACTATCCCTTATCAAATATCCTTGCTTTCCACAGTTGAAACATCTGCTATATTGAGTTTTCCTAAGGTGTTTAGAAATTAGTTCTCCTATCAGATTAGCATCATAAACAAAAGATCTGATATCAGCTATATCTCTAATCCATTCCTCTATTGGTACTGCCTTTGTCTTTAAAGGCCTAATCCCTCTTTTGCATCCTGAGTTAGGATTATAAAAAGCCAAATATTTAATCAGTATTTTCTGACTCTTGAATCTGATATTGTTCTAGTTACAGCTGAAGTCgttctttggaaaaaaatcagggaaTGACTCTTTAGGGCCTTGtgtaattttagtaaatgacGCAGACCTCGTTCCTGATTCTTCACCATTATCCCAAGAATTTAAAGCTGCTAGATGTCAGATTGCCAAGGTGTGTTCATCAAATTCAAACTGCCTTTGTAAATCAGCATATAGACAGACCTTCACCTTGTAACTGACTAGGAAATATTAACACCTCTGATCTGGTTTCACTGTCCTATTGCCTGCACATCATTCCTCCACCACAATTTCTATTGCAACGGAGAACGAGCTTCCAATATCGCTGTTACTAAACTTTTACAGTATTGGGGGTAATCCTCTTCTACTTTACCCATGCATTTGGAATCTGTTTCACATAAGATGAATGCATTCAAAAGAGATGCCTGCTCTCTTAAAAATCCTCAAATCTAATGTCTATGGATTACATGTCTTCATTATGAACTTTAGAGTGCCTATCATCTATTGGTAGGTCTTGTTTAGTAAGTGGATAAGCTGAGGTTGACATTCAAACAATCTTGGTCTACCCACTTTCATTTGTTCTGTCATGGTGTGGTATGCTGGTGTGTAAAATCCTCTCTATGAGTCTGAGaatttttcttattcttgtttataagcatctctaaTCTAACTCCTATGACTTACATTTTATTAATCTACTTTATCATTGAATAAGTACAAAAAGCCATTATAGCTATtaagatgaaggaaaaataacaccaaaatgaaaataatcatgatGGGTATTGGGACAATCTATAGCTAGgccattttgctttttattttctgatgtttTTCAAGCCATGTAGAGGAACACTCTTTAGTGTTCTAAAGCTCAATTTTATGGGATTTGCCATCCTAAACTCTCTCCTGGAATACTTTCCAGATGACTTACCAAATCTGGTGGCTACTCAACTCATCCCTAGCAGGAGAGATTTGTCTGTGGAGTTGTGCCACTCCTTGGGGTGCCAAGATGATGTTTTCTAAATAAACTCCTATACATTCTATTTTCCCAATGAAGATTCAGaagccagatgttggggtgaaaacttgctcgctcagagagacagagaaagcacataGCAGACCTTCCTACTCAActcacacagaagaagaaaaagcccaaAGCCTCGTCTTTTCCATTCATTCTTATATACCCTTTTTGCAAAGTCCAGCCCTTTCTCCTGAactcctgtcagctggtttcttgctctgcctcttgacctagggttcaTTTTATTTAGCTCTTATTTACAGAAACTGcttagattaaagatgtgtgataGGGTTGAGCCACATCATAACCACCTGTTTATGATAAACAAAAAGGTCTTGAATTAAAGGTGCTGTGTTGGGGCTGAACATCtttacaactagaaacaggttttacTGAGTTCACCATCTCAGGTTCACAATGGAACCAAATGTCCTGAAACACTGAACTGTGTCTGAAATAACATGGTCATGGAGCCCTTAATGAAAGTGCTTCTCCTTGATTTTGAATTCTCAGCATCCAGAAGCAATCTTCTCCTATTTATTGCCAACATGGACAAAGTCTGGTCTTCCTGACAGACACAGAGCGCTGATGACATTTAAAGCACATGGCTGTAGTAAAGACAATTTTCTTGGACTGCCTTTTGGCCATGAGTATGTCCAGTAGGCCAGGACATTGTTGGTCAAATGTTTCTACAAGGATATGACCACGGTGATCATAGCACTCTAGAGGGGCAGGGTAGAGCTCTACTCTCAGCTTGTTTAGATTGGCCATGCATTGCAGAAGGTCCTTCAGTGCAGCACTGGAGAGGAGATTGTCATAGAAATTGACTCTAGTGAGCTGGAGGCACTGGCTCAGGGCAGGCAGCAGGACACTGAGGTGAGAGTCCTCCCCGCTGCAGTTGTCTAACTTCATGGTCTGCAGAGTGTCTGTTATATTCTTAATGAGAAGTCGGAGACCTGTGGGATGGGACATGGATAACAAAATACCACTGAAGTCCAAGTATTTCAGTTGACAGAGACTCTGACATCGTGACAAGTATTTCAAATCTGACTGTGAGAGACAGCAGAGTATCATAGACAAGGACTCAAACTGGGTCTTCAGGCATctgtggaaagaagaagaaattagttcTGGCTCATGGTGTGGGAGGATATCAGTAAGGTTGACAATGGGAAATATGGCATCACATATGCACAGTAAGTCTATGCGTATGCTGAATGTGAGCACTGGATAAAGAGATTGTACGTGTCTGCTCATATTACTGGTTTCTGGGGCATAACACTATAAAGTGTGATGATTTAGAACACAcatctaggactggagagatggcacagaggtcaggagcactgactgctcttccagaggtcctaagttcaatgcccagcaaccacgtggtggctcataccatGTATaaagtgatctaatgccctcttcaggcctgcaggtgtaaatgcaggcagagcactgtatatatcataataaataattcttttcttaaaatcacACATCTACAACTGCCAATCATCATTCTGTAAACAGACAACTACGTCTGGCCTAATCTTTCCAGGAAGGCATAGCCAGAAAGGAGGATAACAGAAAGATCATGGCATGTGTCCACCAGATGTCATGCTTCTCCTTGTTATCTAGGACAACCTGTATCCAGGATATCAGTGCCAAACCCTTGGAACTGATAAAACTGTATGCCATTGTCACCAGTTTCCATCTAGTACATCCCAACCTGCGTTTAAATCATCCTTCCTTCAAGGAAAATCAAAGGCTGAGAGCGACATTAACGAAGCAAAAACTGGTTTCTGTTTACAGAGATCAGTGTAAAGAACTCCAATAGGAAGCACAGATGTGGGTCCTCCCAGCTCAGGGCCCTCTGCTCTGTCCTTTCCCCTTCATCATCTTAGATGGGATCAAAAAGAGGAAAACCCAAACATCACTCAGTGCATCTGACCCACTTGTGCAGTTGACATATTTGTAATGCAGCTATGGACCCATCTCCTACTCCAGCTCAGACTCTGCTAAATGAATGGGAACTGAAAGAATGAGTTCAAATAAGAAGGAAACAATCACTGGGTGTTGTGGTACACATCTTCAGTGCCAGCACTGCGCAcaaggaggcaggaaaattgctgtgagtttgaggtcagcctggtctacaaagcgagtccaggacatccaacacTACACAGAGTAGTCATGTTCgaaaatacaaaatcaataaacacatggaaacaatACACACTTACATACTATAATGAGTTATTAACTGGCACAATTCAGGTGCCCACTAATGCTCAAAGAAAAGGTTTCTTGACATGGCAGAAACAGCTCACCATCCTTCCTTACCTGCACAACTGTTTCATGTGGTCAGTGAAAAGGTTGATGCCGTTCATATAGAGATGCTGGAGGCAGTTGAGCTTGGAGAACTGAGTAAGGAACTTGTTAAGACACTTCTCTATGGGTACCCTATCCGTGTTCACATAGGCGAGACTAAGATGCAATGTGCGGAGATTTCTCATCAGGCCAAGGTAAGGTGCAAAGCCACCGAGGAAGGGCAGGACGTGGTATATAAGTAGTTCCAATTCCTCAATGTAGTGTGGCTTGAAAATGTCCAGGACTTCCCTGACCATCTCTGCAGGGGAGTCACAGATCTGCATCTTAAGACAGCACATCTGCACAGAGCCCTTTCTCTTCTGGGCCCACTGCAACAAGCACTTTTGGTGTCCTTCCAGCTGGTTGCAGAGGCTGAGGTCAGTGACCAACTTCAAAGGCTGCTTCTGGGAATTTCTAGGAAGGCGTTTTACTACTtgcttcttgcttcctttctctgctgaCCCGGCTCCATCTTCTCTTCCAGCCCATACATGCCAGAAATTCTGGTGCACTTTCCTTAATTCAAGCACTTGAAGCTTGCAACGTCTGTGAGGGAGAAATGTGACGTTTTATACTGTAAACCAGTAAccaacatggaagcagtttcTACCACAATAAGTCAGTTCCAACATAGCCCCCCACACCTGCCAGGAAAGGACTATTTGTCTGAGACACATCTTCAGACATGTCCTACTTCCCTCCATTTAGTGTCTGTGGACTGGTCTCTTCCATATCGAAGACAGACAGGGAAAGCCTCATCCTACTTGGGGTCCATATACTCTGAACTGTCCTCCCTTCCTGACTGTCATTATATCAGCTCTCAACTTGAGCAGTAGTTCCACAGACCTTCAAGCCTAGGACATCAGAATACTCTGCCCAGTTCGACTCCATTCACCCTGATATCACCTGTGTCTTACCTTCTAACCTCTTTGGGCCTTGCTTACCTGGGATGAGCCTTCTTCATCAGCAGAATGTCTATGCCATCCAGCACAGCTTGCAAGGTCTCCACTTCAGGAGAATTCATCAGTACCCCCACTGGAAGGCAGGGAAAGGGCCAGGCGGCCACCATTGCCTTCAATATCTTGGTGTGTCTGCCATCGAAGGCCTGCTTGAACAGCGGTGGGAAGAGCTCAATAGGCAGGTTGTCCAGAGCAGAGATGGACAAGGCATCATTCCTCAGCAGCCCTTGCACGGCCAGCTGCAGGAGTGTGAGAGGGTCGTGCACGCTCATCCTGATAGATGTTCTGTCAGAGGGACCTGTTGAAACATTAGTTTCAGGTTACTATATGGAATTTTCTATTTGTCACATATCATATTCTCTAAAGGACTAGAGTCCATGCTATGGCAATAGTGGAAAACTCAGATTGCCCAATCATCCAGTCTGCTCACCTCAAAGCCAAACGTCCATCGAACTTCTCATGTATTCTCTCTTGTAAGATTctacatatgcacaaaataatgATGGACTGTCCAACTAGGAACCCACCTCTGCTCCTCTGAATCTCAAGCCTACTCAGAAGGGTTATTCAGGAGCATATAGTTTGACCAGTCCCTTGGTACAGGAAAAGACACTGAACAACTTTCCAGGCCCTCAAAATGTACTCTGTGCTGAGACATGCCCAACCTTTATGCTTTGTTCTTTCAATATACTGATACATCCTGGGAAGACTGAGGAAATATGTAAGACACCTGTCAGCACGCACTGCCTTCTGTTCCTTTAAGAGACCAGTGAGGGAGCACTGGGCTATATTGTATTAATTTGGGGAAACTAAAGGCCACCTGGCCACCCAGTCAGACCATATCTGAAATGCAAAACCTCAGTGAGACATGCAACTTTCCCAAAAAGCAACTGGATCCAAGCTGTGAAGTTATAGCACCTGCAAAATGTGAGTCTTGGATAAGAAGCCAAAGTGTCCTGGAGCTACAGGGAGGATTCCTCATGTTGAATTGggcttcagaagaaaaaaagaaataacaaacaaacaaacaaacaaaaaaaaccaaaac comes from the Acomys russatus unplaced genomic scaffold, mAcoRus1.1, whole genome shotgun sequence genome and includes:
- the LOC127186383 gene encoding PRAME family member 12-like; this translates as MSVHDPLTLLQLAVQGLLRNDALSISALDNLPIELFPPLFKQAFDGRHTKILKAMVAAWPFPCLPVGVLMNSPEVETLQAVLDGIDILLMKKAHPRRCKLQVLELRKVHQNFWHVWAGREDGAGSAEKGSKKQVVKRLPRNSQKQPLKLVTDLSLCNQLEGHQKCLLQWAQKRKGSVQMCCLKMQICDSPAEMVREVLDIFKPHYIEELELLIYHVLPFLGGFAPYLGLMRNLRTLHLSLAYVNTDRVPIEKCLNKFLTQFSKLNCLQHLYMNGINLFTDHMKQLCRCLKTQFESLSMILCCLSQSDLKYLSRCQSLCQLKYLDFSGILLSMSHPTGLRLLIKNITDTLQTMKLDNCSGEDSHLSVLLPALSQCLQLTRVNFYDNLLSSAALKDLLQCMANLNKLRVELYPAPLECYDHRGHILVETFDQQCPGLLDILMAKRQSKKIVFTTAMCFKCHQRSVSVRKTRLCPCWQ